Proteins encoded in a region of the Pseudomonas sp. PDNC002 genome:
- the algD gene encoding GDP-mannose 6-dehydrogenase, which produces MRISIFGLGYVGAVCAGCLSARGHEVVGVDVSTTKIDLINNGKSPIVEPGLEPLLQQGIRTGRLSGTTDFKKAVLDTDVSFICVGTPSKKNGDLDLGYIESVCREIGYAIREKKERHTVVVRSTVLPGTVNNVVIPIIEDCSGKKAGADFGVGTNPEFLRESTAIKDYDFPPMTVIGELDAQTGDLLEEIYRELDAPIIRKTIEVAEMIKYTCNVWHAAKVTFANEIGNIAKAVGVDGREVMDVICQDRKLNLSRYYMKPGFAFGGSCLPKDVRALTYRASQLDIEHPMLGSIMRSNQHQVQKAFDIIAAHGSRKVGLLGLSFKSGTDDLRESPLVELAEMLIGKGYELQIFDRNVEYARVHGANKEYIESKIPHVSSLLVSDLDAVVKSSDVLVLGNGDELFVDVVKQAPEGKKVVDLIGFMPSVSDERAEGICW; this is translated from the coding sequence ATGCGTATCAGCATCTTTGGTCTTGGGTATGTTGGCGCAGTATGTGCCGGCTGCCTGTCCGCACGAGGCCATGAAGTCGTTGGGGTGGATGTCTCCACCACCAAGATCGATCTGATCAACAACGGGAAGTCGCCTATCGTCGAGCCGGGTCTGGAGCCGCTGCTGCAACAGGGCATCCGCACCGGTCGCCTGTCGGGCACCACCGACTTCAAGAAGGCCGTACTGGATACCGACGTGTCGTTCATCTGCGTCGGCACCCCGAGCAAGAAGAACGGCGACCTCGACCTGGGCTACATCGAGTCCGTGTGCCGCGAGATCGGCTACGCCATCCGCGAGAAGAAAGAGCGCCACACCGTGGTCGTGCGCAGCACCGTGCTGCCGGGCACCGTGAACAACGTGGTGATCCCGATCATCGAGGACTGCTCGGGCAAGAAGGCCGGCGCCGACTTCGGCGTGGGCACCAACCCGGAGTTCCTGCGCGAATCCACCGCGATCAAAGACTACGACTTCCCGCCCATGACCGTCATCGGTGAGCTGGACGCCCAGACCGGCGACCTGCTGGAAGAGATCTACCGCGAGCTGGACGCGCCGATCATCCGCAAGACCATCGAGGTCGCGGAGATGATCAAGTACACCTGCAACGTCTGGCACGCCGCCAAGGTCACCTTCGCCAACGAGATCGGCAACATCGCCAAGGCAGTCGGCGTCGACGGCCGCGAGGTGATGGACGTGATCTGCCAGGACCGCAAGCTGAACCTCTCGCGCTACTACATGAAGCCCGGCTTCGCCTTCGGCGGCTCCTGCCTGCCCAAGGACGTACGCGCCCTCACCTACCGCGCCAGCCAGCTGGACATCGAACACCCGATGCTCGGCTCGATCATGCGCAGCAACCAGCACCAGGTGCAGAAGGCCTTCGACATCATCGCCGCCCACGGCAGCCGCAAGGTCGGCCTGCTTGGCCTGTCGTTCAAGTCCGGCACCGACGACCTGCGCGAAAGCCCGCTGGTGGAACTGGCCGAGATGCTCATCGGCAAGGGCTACGAGCTGCAGATCTTCGACCGCAACGTCGAGTACGCCCGCGTCCATGGCGCGAACAAGGAGTACATCGAATCGAAGATCCCGCACGTCTCCTCGCTGCTGGTCTCGGACCTGGATGCCGTCGTGAAGTCCTCGGACGTGCTGGTGCTCGGCAACGGCGACGAGCTGTTCGTCGACGTCGTGAAGCAGGCGCCCGAAGGCAAGAAAGTCGTTGACCTGATCGGCTTCATGCCCAGCGTCAGCGACGAGCGCGCCGAAGGGATCTGCTGGTAA
- the alg8 gene encoding mannuronan synthase: METYKRVIGEATGWLVFLSLLMLLALLVPPTVFDAESKDFLLLIGAVGIWRYSMGGLHFLRGMLFLYLVYPHYRRKVRKLGDAADPSHVYLMVTSFRIDALTTSMVYRSVIEEAIACGYPTTVVCSIVEMSDEVLIKQQWQKLNPPDHVKLDFVRIPGTGKRDGLAHGFRAISRHLPDEHAVVAVIDGDTVLEPGVVKKTVPWFKLFPNVGGLTTNEFCEVRGSYVMSEWHKLRFAQRHINMCSMALSKRVLTMTGRMSVFRAAVVTDPDFITDVESDHLDHWRLGRFQFLTGDDKSSWYSLMRLGYDTFYVPDAAINTVEHPPEKSFIKASRKLMFRWYGNNLRQNSRALALGPQRLGWFTSVVLFDQRLSMWTCLLGLVAAIIASIKYSIAFLLIYLLWIGITRFVLTLLLSLSGHHIGPAYPAILYYNQIVGALVKIYVFFRLDQQSWTRQNTKLDRGLASFQRWFNTWSSRAMTFSAASVFVAVLLTIV, from the coding sequence ATGGAAACCTACAAACGAGTAATCGGTGAAGCCACGGGCTGGCTGGTCTTCCTCAGCCTGCTGATGCTGCTGGCGCTGCTGGTGCCACCGACCGTATTCGACGCCGAGTCCAAGGACTTCCTGCTGCTGATCGGCGCGGTCGGTATCTGGCGCTATTCCATGGGTGGCCTGCACTTCCTGCGCGGCATGCTGTTCCTCTACCTGGTCTACCCGCACTACCGCCGCAAGGTGCGCAAGCTCGGCGACGCGGCCGACCCGTCCCACGTGTACCTGATGGTCACCAGTTTCCGCATCGACGCGCTGACCACCTCCATGGTCTATCGCTCGGTCATCGAAGAAGCCATTGCCTGCGGCTACCCCACCACCGTGGTGTGCTCCATCGTCGAGATGTCCGACGAGGTGCTGATCAAGCAGCAGTGGCAGAAGCTCAACCCGCCGGACCACGTCAAGCTCGACTTCGTGCGCATCCCCGGCACCGGCAAGCGCGACGGCCTGGCCCACGGCTTCCGCGCCATCTCCCGCCACCTGCCGGATGAACACGCGGTGGTCGCGGTGATCGATGGCGACACCGTGCTCGAACCCGGCGTGGTGAAGAAGACCGTGCCCTGGTTCAAGCTCTTCCCCAACGTCGGCGGCCTGACCACCAACGAATTCTGCGAAGTGCGCGGCAGCTACGTGATGAGCGAGTGGCACAAGCTGCGCTTCGCCCAGCGCCACATCAACATGTGCTCCATGGCCCTGTCCAAGCGCGTGCTGACCATGACCGGGCGCATGTCGGTATTCCGCGCCGCCGTGGTCACCGACCCGGACTTCATCACCGACGTCGAAAGCGACCACCTCGACCACTGGCGCCTGGGCCGCTTCCAGTTCCTCACCGGTGACGACAAGTCCAGCTGGTACAGCCTGATGCGCCTGGGCTACGACACCTTCTACGTGCCGGACGCGGCGATCAACACGGTCGAGCACCCGCCGGAGAAGAGCTTCATCAAGGCCAGCCGCAAACTGATGTTCCGCTGGTACGGCAACAACCTGCGGCAGAACTCCCGCGCCCTGGCCCTCGGTCCGCAACGCCTGGGCTGGTTCACCAGCGTGGTGCTGTTCGACCAGCGCCTGTCGATGTGGACCTGCCTGCTGGGCCTGGTCGCCGCGATCATCGCCAGCATCAAGTACAGCATCGCCTTCCTGCTCATCTACCTGCTGTGGATCGGCATCACCCGCTTCGTGCTGACCCTGCTGCTGTCGCTGTCGGGCCACCACATCGGGCCGGCCTACCCGGCGATTCTTTATTACAACCAGATCGTCGGCGCCCTGGTGAAGATCTACGTGTTCTTCCGCCTCGACCAGCAGTCCTGGACCCGCCAGAACACCAAGCTCGACCGCGGCCTGGCCAGCTTCCAGCGCTGGTTCAACACCTGGTCCTCGCGCGCCATGACTTTTTCCGCGGCCAGCGTTTTCGTCGCCGTACTGCTGACCATCGTCTGA
- a CDS encoding HlyD family efflux transporter periplasmic adaptor subunit, giving the protein MNTAVNVNVVHESEAQRQHARVKLPARIRYIGGNREGVDARLLDLSAGGFAFSSANNTPVQVGDLHKGKLLFQIDSISFSLEVEFQVRSYDRDSGRVGCEFQHLKPREIAALRYLITSYLAGEVISVGDMLNTLQRENFTKARKHGAGSGGMGFFGRFRAVTVSTAIFVVGVGAFAVILNQIYNLYFVTHADSGVVSVANQQITMPREGTVESLVEPGAEVAKGAPIASFSANLLDLLKGNLTEEQLNPSNIEKLFGHQMKGTLTSPCDCRVVEQRVANGQFANKGDVIFTLTPRDSTATVEARFPYRNAAELSPGTHVNFQVAGDSEVRGGRILRTAPVDGDLSSEIRVQITPDQPLDSQMAGRPTEVSIGGLPGRTLLNKAMALATAR; this is encoded by the coding sequence ATGAATACCGCCGTCAACGTCAATGTCGTGCATGAATCCGAAGCCCAGCGCCAGCACGCACGGGTCAAGCTGCCCGCGCGCATCCGCTACATCGGTGGCAACCGCGAAGGCGTCGATGCGCGCCTGCTGGACCTGTCCGCCGGCGGTTTCGCCTTCAGCTCGGCGAACAACACCCCGGTGCAGGTCGGCGACCTGCACAAGGGCAAGCTGCTGTTCCAGATCGACAGCATCAGCTTCTCCCTGGAAGTGGAATTCCAGGTGCGCTCCTACGACCGCGACAGCGGCCGCGTCGGTTGCGAATTCCAGCACCTGAAGCCGCGCGAGATCGCCGCCCTGCGTTACCTGATCACCTCCTACCTGGCTGGCGAGGTAATCAGCGTCGGCGACATGCTCAACACCCTGCAGCGCGAGAACTTCACCAAGGCCCGCAAGCACGGCGCAGGATCGGGCGGCATGGGCTTCTTCGGCCGCTTCCGCGCCGTCACCGTGAGCACCGCGATCTTCGTGGTCGGCGTTGGCGCCTTCGCGGTGATCCTCAACCAGATCTACAACCTGTACTTCGTCACCCATGCCGATTCGGGCGTGGTCAGCGTGGCCAACCAGCAGATCACCATGCCCCGCGAAGGCACCGTGGAAAGCCTGGTGGAGCCGGGCGCGGAAGTCGCCAAGGGCGCGCCGATCGCCTCCTTCTCCGCCAACCTGCTGGACCTGCTCAAGGGCAACCTGACCGAAGAACAGCTCAACCCGAGCAACATCGAGAAGCTGTTCGGCCACCAGATGAAAGGCACCCTGACCAGCCCGTGCGATTGCCGCGTGGTCGAGCAGCGCGTCGCCAACGGCCAGTTCGCCAACAAGGGCGACGTGATCTTCACCCTGACCCCGCGCGACAGCACCGCCACCGTCGAGGCGCGCTTCCCCTACCGCAACGCCGCCGAGCTGTCCCCTGGCACCCACGTGAACTTCCAGGTCGCCGGCGACAGCGAAGTACGCGGCGGCCGCATCCTGCGCACCGCACCGGTGGACGGTGACCTGTCCTCGGAAATCCGCGTGCAGATCACCCCCGACCAGCCGCTCGACAGCCAGATGGCTGGCCGCCCGACTGAAGTCAGCATCGGCGGCCTGCCGGGCCGCACCCTGCTGAACAAGGCGATGGCCCTGGCCACCGCTCGCTAA
- the algK gene encoding alginate biosynthesis TPR repeat lipoprotein AlgK, which yields MNRPVLRHAPHLALALAIAAAAGCAGLPDQRLAQEALERGDIATAQANFQALATMGYADAQVGLADMQAATGDPDEQARAEKLYREAAESSPRARARLGKWLAAKPGGTDAEHREAEQLLSRAFNEGEDSALVPLIVLYLQYPQAWPNVNPQQRIDQWRAQGLPQADLAQIILYRTQGTYDQHLTEVEQVCQRWLNRMDVCWMELATVYQKQGNADKRKAHIEALKAGWKAGRVPSERVESVAGVLADPNIGTADPQAAQALLTEIAPTYPAAWVSLAKLQYDNPDLGDLDQMLDYLKKAQDAAQPRAELLLGRLYYDGKWAPQEPQKAEQHLLKAAASEPQAHYYLGQIYRRGFLGQVYPQKAVDHLLIAARAGQASADMALAQLYSQGRGVRPNLVNAYVFGELAQRQQVPTASDLMAQLEPQIQPADRSAAQQLLKREEQARGANWQATVSLLQNNQEQENL from the coding sequence ATGAATCGACCTGTCTTGCGACACGCCCCGCATTTGGCACTGGCACTGGCCATCGCCGCAGCCGCCGGTTGCGCCGGCCTGCCCGACCAGCGACTGGCCCAGGAAGCCCTGGAGCGCGGCGACATCGCCACCGCCCAGGCCAACTTCCAGGCCCTGGCGACCATGGGTTACGCCGACGCACAGGTCGGACTGGCCGACATGCAGGCTGCCACCGGCGACCCCGACGAGCAGGCCCGCGCCGAGAAGCTCTACCGCGAAGCCGCCGAGAGCTCGCCTCGTGCCCGCGCCCGCCTGGGCAAATGGCTGGCGGCCAAGCCCGGCGGCACCGACGCCGAACACCGCGAAGCCGAGCAGTTGCTGAGCCGCGCCTTCAACGAAGGCGAGGACAGCGCGCTGGTGCCGCTGATCGTCCTCTACCTGCAATACCCGCAGGCCTGGCCGAACGTGAACCCGCAGCAGCGCATCGACCAGTGGCGCGCCCAGGGACTGCCGCAGGCCGATCTGGCGCAGATCATCCTGTACCGCACCCAGGGCACCTACGACCAGCACCTCACCGAAGTCGAGCAGGTCTGCCAGCGCTGGCTGAACCGCATGGACGTGTGCTGGATGGAACTGGCCACCGTGTACCAGAAGCAGGGCAACGCGGATAAGCGGAAGGCCCACATCGAAGCACTCAAGGCAGGCTGGAAAGCCGGCCGCGTGCCGTCCGAGCGCGTCGAATCGGTGGCCGGCGTGCTGGCCGATCCGAACATCGGCACCGCCGACCCGCAGGCTGCGCAGGCGTTGCTCACCGAGATCGCGCCGACCTACCCGGCCGCCTGGGTCAGCCTGGCCAAGCTGCAGTACGACAACCCCGACCTGGGCGATCTCGACCAGATGCTCGACTACCTGAAGAAAGCCCAGGACGCTGCCCAGCCCCGCGCCGAGCTGCTGCTCGGCCGCCTCTACTACGACGGCAAGTGGGCCCCGCAGGAACCACAGAAAGCCGAGCAGCACCTGCTCAAGGCCGCCGCCAGCGAACCCCAGGCGCACTACTACCTGGGCCAGATCTACCGCCGCGGCTTCCTCGGCCAGGTCTACCCGCAGAAGGCCGTGGATCACCTGCTGATCGCCGCCCGCGCCGGCCAGGCCAGCGCCGACATGGCCCTCGCCCAGCTGTATTCGCAGGGCCGAGGCGTGCGCCCGAACCTGGTCAACGCCTACGTCTTCGGCGAACTCGCCCAGCGCCAGCAGGTACCCACCGCCAGCGACCTGATGGCGCAGCTCGAACCGCAGATCCAGCCGGCCGACCGCAGCGCCGCGCAGCAACTGCTCAAGCGTGAAGAACAGGCTCGCGGCGCCAACTGGCAAGCCACCGTCAGCCTTCTGCAGAACAACCAGGAACAAGAAAACCTATGA
- a CDS encoding alginate export family protein encodes MFGVGLSLAGTLFGSLAHAAEEPPKNFGLDIKVTAESEDDRDLGTAHGGDLNGIGLDLRPWAFGQWGNWSAYVMGQAVAATDTIQTDTLQNDDVNNDSSGRSDNKREPDDAYLALREFWVDYAGLTQYPGEHLRFGRQRLREDSGMWQDTNIEALNWTFDTTLLRAHLGAAQRFSDYRTDITDLAPDDKDRTHVFGDISTQWMPQHWVGLRVHHADDSGSLPDPGETVDSLDKRSTGDLTWVGIEANGDGYNWRSQMPINYWASATWLTGNRDRLTTVPVNGERVAAGKQSGDVDAYGADLGLRWNIDEQWRVGGAYARGSGGGKNGEDQFEQTGLESNRSNFTGTRARAHRFGEAFRGELSNLEAATLFGSWQLRDDYDASVIYNKFRRVDGDSDIGNSGITAPLVNDSKDIGQEVDLVVTKYFKQGLLPASMSQAIDEPSALIRFRGGVFKPGDAYGSHVDSTMHHAFVDVIWRF; translated from the coding sequence ATGTTCGGCGTCGGCCTGAGCCTCGCCGGCACCCTGTTCGGCAGCCTCGCCCATGCGGCGGAAGAACCGCCGAAGAACTTCGGCCTCGACATCAAGGTCACCGCCGAATCCGAGGATGATCGCGACCTGGGCACCGCCCACGGCGGCGACCTCAACGGCATCGGCCTTGACCTGCGTCCCTGGGCCTTCGGCCAGTGGGGCAACTGGAGCGCCTATGTGATGGGCCAGGCAGTTGCCGCCACCGACACCATTCAGACCGACACCCTGCAGAACGACGACGTCAACAACGACAGCAGCGGTCGCAGCGACAACAAGCGCGAGCCCGATGACGCCTACCTCGCCCTGCGCGAATTCTGGGTGGACTACGCCGGCCTCACCCAGTACCCCGGCGAGCACCTGCGCTTCGGTCGCCAGCGCCTGCGCGAAGACAGCGGCATGTGGCAGGACACCAACATCGAGGCCCTGAACTGGACCTTCGACACCACCCTGCTGCGCGCCCACCTTGGCGCCGCCCAGCGCTTCTCCGACTACCGTACCGACATCACTGACCTGGCGCCGGACGACAAGGACCGCACCCACGTCTTCGGCGATATCTCCACGCAGTGGATGCCCCAGCACTGGGTCGGCCTGCGCGTGCACCACGCCGACGACAGCGGCAGCCTGCCGGACCCGGGTGAAACCGTCGACTCGCTGGACAAGCGCTCCACCGGCGACCTCACCTGGGTTGGCATCGAGGCCAACGGCGACGGCTACAACTGGCGCTCGCAGATGCCGATCAACTATTGGGCCAGCGCCACCTGGCTCACCGGTAACCGCGACCGCCTGACCACCGTCCCGGTAAACGGCGAGCGTGTCGCCGCCGGCAAGCAGAGCGGCGATGTGGATGCCTACGGCGCGGACCTGGGCCTGCGCTGGAACATCGACGAGCAGTGGCGCGTCGGTGGCGCCTACGCCCGTGGCAGCGGCGGCGGCAAGAACGGCGAAGACCAGTTCGAACAGACGGGCCTGGAGAGTAACCGCTCCAACTTCACCGGCACCCGAGCCCGCGCGCACCGCTTCGGCGAAGCCTTCCGCGGTGAGCTGTCGAACCTTGAGGCCGCCACGCTGTTCGGTTCCTGGCAGCTGCGCGACGACTATGACGCCAGCGTCATCTACAACAAGTTCCGCCGCGTGGACGGCGATTCGGACATCGGCAACAGCGGCATCACCGCGCCGCTGGTCAATGACTCCAAGGACATCGGCCAGGAAGTCGACCTGGTCGTCACCAAGTACTTCAAGCAGGGCCTGCTGCCGGCCTCGATGAGCCAGGCGATCGACGAGCCGTCGGCGCTGATCCGCTTCCGTGGCGGTGTGTTCAAGCCCGGCGATGCCTACGGCAGCCACGTCGACTCGACCATGCACCACGCCTTCGTCGATGTGATCTGGCGCTTCTGA
- the algG gene encoding mannuronan 5-epimerase AlgG, whose product MRGPQGQRKLATAPWAGLLLGSVLLATSPAWAAQPAAKAEASTAHAKKADTAKATAGKTAEGEKAPAEQPGSEPGKTQTLKESGNYTVTAAPSEPLHLEPPKLPDLTGYTAEAVEKKIERKKAGRAHIERMVQQQPLKEFTGGKNRLAEWVKRQRQMPQAIFIDGGYVNLAELVGKLPKTALEQVEPGVYIARLPIVVSQGATLEIDGKVKELRLSQDRGSFLVNDGKLFVRDTKVTAWNEAKKEPAWYKTPNEFRPFLISWGGAEAYLVNSHFTSFGYNASKAYGISISQYSPGMDKTMKRPRPKGWVIGSTFEDAWYGFYCYEADDLVVRGNTYKNNIVYGIDPHDRSHRLVIAENTVYGTKKKHGIIVSREVNDSWIIHNKTYDNHLSGIVLDRNSERNLVAYNEVYRNHSDGITLYESGDNLIYGNQVLANLRHGIRIRNSVNIRLYENLAAGNKLIGVYGHIKDLTDTDRNIDLDPFDTKVSLIVVGGKLAGNGSGPLSVDSPLSLELYKVAMLGPTKSSGISFNGVLGEKQDQILDLLVRQQRAVLIDPVESQAELQN is encoded by the coding sequence GTGAGGGGGCCGCAAGGCCAGCGCAAGCTAGCCACCGCACCCTGGGCCGGACTGTTGCTGGGCAGCGTCCTGCTGGCCACTTCGCCTGCCTGGGCGGCGCAGCCCGCAGCCAAGGCCGAAGCCAGCACCGCCCATGCGAAGAAGGCCGACACTGCGAAAGCCACTGCAGGCAAGACCGCCGAAGGGGAAAAAGCCCCAGCCGAACAACCGGGCAGCGAGCCGGGCAAGACCCAGACGCTGAAAGAGTCCGGCAACTACACCGTCACCGCCGCGCCCAGCGAACCGCTGCACCTGGAACCGCCCAAGCTGCCCGACCTCACCGGCTACACCGCCGAAGCGGTGGAGAAGAAGATCGAGCGCAAGAAGGCCGGCCGGGCCCACATCGAACGCATGGTCCAGCAGCAGCCGTTGAAGGAATTCACCGGCGGCAAGAACCGTCTCGCCGAGTGGGTGAAGCGCCAGCGCCAGATGCCCCAGGCAATCTTCATCGACGGTGGCTACGTCAACCTCGCCGAGCTCGTCGGCAAGCTGCCGAAGACCGCACTGGAGCAGGTCGAACCGGGCGTCTACATCGCCCGCCTGCCCATCGTCGTCAGCCAGGGCGCAACCCTGGAGATCGACGGCAAGGTCAAGGAACTGCGCCTGTCCCAGGACCGCGGCTCGTTCCTGGTCAATGACGGCAAGCTGTTCGTGCGGGACACCAAGGTCACCGCCTGGAACGAGGCGAAGAAGGAACCGGCCTGGTACAAGACCCCCAACGAATTCCGCCCCTTCCTGATCTCCTGGGGCGGCGCCGAGGCCTACCTGGTGAACAGCCATTTCACCAGCTTCGGCTACAACGCCTCCAAGGCCTACGGCATCTCCATCTCGCAGTACAGCCCGGGCATGGACAAGACCATGAAGCGCCCGCGCCCCAAAGGCTGGGTGATCGGCTCGACCTTCGAGGACGCCTGGTACGGCTTCTACTGCTACGAAGCGGACGACCTGGTGGTACGCGGCAACACCTACAAGAACAACATCGTCTACGGCATCGACCCGCATGACCGTTCACACCGCCTGGTCATCGCCGAGAACACCGTCTACGGGACGAAGAAGAAGCACGGCATCATCGTCTCCCGTGAGGTCAACGACAGCTGGATCATCCACAACAAGACCTACGACAACCACCTCTCCGGGATCGTCCTCGACCGTAATTCCGAGCGCAACCTGGTGGCCTACAACGAGGTGTACCGCAACCACTCCGACGGCATCACGCTCTACGAGTCGGGCGACAACCTCATCTACGGCAACCAGGTGCTGGCCAACCTGCGCCACGGCATCCGCATCCGTAACAGCGTGAACATCCGCCTGTACGAGAACCTCGCGGCCGGCAACAAGCTCATCGGCGTCTACGGCCACATCAAGGACCTGACCGACACCGACCGCAACATCGACCTCGACCCCTTCGACACCAAGGTCTCGCTGATCGTGGTCGGCGGCAAGCTGGCCGGCAATGGCTCGGGCCCGCTGTCGGTGGATTCGCCGCTGTCGCTGGAGCTCTACAAGGTGGCCATGCTCGGCCCGACCAAATCTTCCGGCATCAGCTTCAACGGCGTGCTCGGCGAGAAGCAGGACCAGATCCTGGACCTGCTGGTGCGCCAGCAACGCGCGGTGCTGATCGACCCCGTCGAAAGCCAGGCCGAACTGCAAAATTGA
- a CDS encoding alginate O-acetyltransferase, which produces MKRLTINLLCLSGLSAALLLSHQAGAADAPSYTAQPAAGLCPTASNDAAYNTKYLGFFTHLVPAQEDWLFRTTYDLRTDFGTSAEGWRELKQLRDELKRKGIDLVVVYQPTRGLVNREKLNPQEKASFNYDLAKQNYQAAIAQFRKAGIYTPDFSPLFDEKQEHPYYFKGDHHWTPYGAMRSAKIVADTLKEIPAYNDIPKKEFESKRVGLLSKLGTFHKAAAQLCGSSYAPQYVDRFETEPVGDSGGGDLFGEGGDAQVALVGTSNSGPAYNFAGFLEQYGKVDILNNAVSGGGFDSSLLAYMTSKEFHDKPPKILIWEFATHYDMAQKSFYRQAMPLVDNGCADGKPAISRKVKLHAGSNEVLLNSGALPIRSGSYTADVTYSDPGVHELKNTIWYMNGRREQLKIEQSKAVDTGGRYVFELRNDEDWSNQQFLSLEIEAPDDMPAGLEVEAKLCQTPKAKSADVAAN; this is translated from the coding sequence ATGAAACGACTGACCATCAACCTGCTGTGCCTGTCGGGCCTCTCCGCTGCCCTGCTGCTCTCCCACCAGGCCGGCGCCGCCGACGCGCCCAGCTACACCGCGCAACCGGCCGCGGGCCTGTGCCCCACCGCGTCCAACGACGCGGCGTACAACACCAAGTACCTGGGCTTCTTCACCCACCTGGTGCCGGCCCAGGAAGACTGGCTGTTCCGCACCACCTACGACCTGCGCACCGACTTCGGCACCAGCGCCGAAGGCTGGCGTGAGCTCAAGCAGCTGCGCGACGAACTCAAGCGCAAGGGCATCGACCTGGTCGTGGTCTACCAGCCCACCCGTGGCCTGGTGAACCGCGAGAAGCTCAACCCGCAGGAAAAGGCCAGCTTCAACTACGACCTGGCCAAGCAGAACTACCAGGCGGCCATCGCCCAGTTCCGCAAGGCCGGCATCTACACCCCGGACTTCTCGCCGCTGTTCGACGAGAAGCAGGAGCATCCTTACTACTTCAAGGGCGACCACCACTGGACGCCGTACGGGGCGATGCGCAGCGCGAAGATCGTCGCCGACACCCTGAAAGAAATCCCCGCCTACAACGACATTCCGAAGAAGGAATTCGAGAGCAAGCGCGTGGGCCTGCTGTCCAAGCTCGGCACCTTCCACAAGGCTGCCGCGCAACTGTGCGGCAGCAGCTACGCACCGCAGTACGTCGATCGCTTCGAGACCGAGCCGGTGGGCGATTCGGGCGGCGGCGATCTGTTCGGTGAAGGCGGCGATGCCCAGGTTGCGCTGGTGGGTACGTCCAACAGCGGCCCGGCCTACAACTTCGCCGGCTTCCTGGAGCAGTACGGTAAGGTCGACATCCTCAACAACGCGGTCTCCGGCGGCGGCTTCGACAGCTCCCTGCTGGCCTACATGACCAGCAAGGAATTCCACGACAAGCCGCCGAAGATCCTCATCTGGGAATTCGCCACCCACTACGACATGGCGCAGAAGAGCTTCTACCGCCAGGCCATGCCGCTGGTGGACAACGGCTGCGCCGACGGCAAGCCGGCCATCAGCCGCAAGGTCAAGCTGCACGCGGGCAGCAACGAGGTGCTGCTCAACAGCGGCGCCCTGCCGATCCGCTCGGGCAGCTACACCGCCGACGTCACCTACTCCGACCCCGGCGTGCACGAACTCAAGAACACCATCTGGTACATGAACGGTCGTCGCGAGCAGCTGAAGATCGAGCAGTCCAAGGCCGTGGATACCGGCGGACGCTACGTCTTCGAACTGCGCAACGACGAAGACTGGTCGAACCAGCAGTTCCTCTCCCTGGAGATCGAGGCGCCGGACGACATGCCGGCGGGCCTGGAAGTCGAGGCCAAGCTCTGTCAGACGCCCAAAGCCAAGTCGGCCGACGTGGCCGCCAACTGA